A single genomic interval of Pomacea canaliculata isolate SZHN2017 linkage group LG5, ASM307304v1, whole genome shotgun sequence harbors:
- the LOC112564986 gene encoding reticulophagy regulator 3-like, producing MFRLIKSSSLAQWLYARSSSCEYNTNPNTLVISAVSKPLITTETTKMGEAERLWNQPKSLEAKLIELLNPVEPVVMRLQSLFVWEYPRRSVVLLVVVHLIFWLIAWSRLQVYFLLSMLLMIVFFVDTWKKKIWPEIRVPPPVPDDVDGWTPVHPRLLSVPEISHHVAVNICSCFRILGSLRQFRREKPFLFFLVSAAFLLCLAALGHYMSGFLIIYTFVMSVMIWPSVFYHNLLKRAYLRMEPLFMWWDYQLKSKCYVRRGNQVVNYTDQPSQISISQGVGGRDGRPSMLAQVVEEVEEDDFLPSIDPVTAAALARAITDSEDEGTGGTPSLPTPGLSKEPSIDNSDEERRTEDFSLDVDAMPSFDDLDHSDDDITPLTASPNTFTGASRSSGEMAFSPLHFDDADSDSDDEVAGDIGFPDVTQTVLSSDTDPVTAAFTSTLVTKTLSSMMETALQGMMGLGSGGQATSSGVLPRTGTKITYTKTLKGECIDFATPEPTIAEDEEGCEPSDDEPDNPMDDTINNEVAEIEKDFDFLEELDEEEQRGKTAKN from the exons ATGTTCAGACTTATCAAAAGTAGTTCACTGGCACAGTGGCTATACGCACGATCGTCATCGTGCGAATACAACACAAACCCAAACACACTGGTCATCTCAGCTGTAAGCAAACCACTGATCACGACAGAGACGACGAAAATGGGTGAGGCAGAAAGATTGTGGAACCAGCCAAAAAGTTTAGAAGCCAAGCTCATCGAATTGCTTAACCCAGTGGAGCCAGTTGTGATGCGTCTCCAGTCGCTTTTCGTCTGGGAATATCCTCGTCGAAgtgttgttttgcttgttgtcGTCCATTTGATATTTTG GCTTATCGCATGGAGCCGATTGCAAGTGTATTTCTTGCTCTCAATGTTACTCATGATAGTATTTTTTGTGGATacttggaaaaagaaaatctggcCAGAAATCCGAG TTCCACCTCCTGTCCCAGATGATGTAGATGG GTGGACACCAGTTCATCCACGGCTCTTGAGCGTGCCAGAAATTTCTCACCATGTGGCAGTCAACATTTGCAGCTGTTTTAGAATCCTTGGATCTCTTCGGCAGTTCCGCAGAGAAAAACCATTTTTG ttCTTTCTGGTGTCTGCTGCATTTCTTCTATGTCTTGCAGCTCTTGGACATTACATGTCAGGTTTTCTGATTATCTACACATTCG tgATGAGCGTCATGATTTGGCCTAGTGTCTTTTACCACAACCTGCTGAAGAGAGCATACCTACGTATGGAACCTCTTTTTATGTGGTGGGACTACCAGTTAAAGAGCAAGTGCTATGTACGCAGAG GTAATCAGGTAGTGAACTACACAGACCAGCCTTCGCAGATATCCATCTCTCAGGGAGTAGGAGGGCGGGATGGACGTCCAAGCATGCTAGCACAAGTAGtggaagaagtagaagaagacGACTTTTTACCTAGCATTGATCCTGTCACTGCAGCAGCCCTAGCTCGTGCCATCACAGACAGCGAAGATGAAGGAACAGGAGGTACACCTTCCCTCCCTACCCCCGGTCTATCAAAGGAGCCCTCTATTGACAACAGTGATGAGG aaAGACGAACAGAAGATTTTAGCCTGGATGTAGATGCAATGCCTTCTTTTGATGACCTTGACCACTCAGATGATGATATAACTCCCTTAACAGCCAGTCCAAACACCTTTACTGGTGCATCACGGTCTTCAGGAGAAATGGCCTTTTCACCTTTGCATTTCGATGATGCTGATTctgacagtgatgatgaagtAGCTGGGGACATAGGATTCCCAGATGTCACGCAGACTGTGCTTTCATCAGACACAGATCCTGTTACTGCAGCTTTTACCAGTACTCTGGTTACCAAGACACTTTCATCAATGATGGAGACAGCACTTCAAGGCATGATGGGTCTGGGGAGCGGTGGGCAGGCAACTTCCTCCGGGGTGTTGCCTCGCACTGGCACGAAGATAACTTACACTAAGACATTGAAAGGGGAATGTATTGACTTTGCAACTCCTGAGCCAACGATTGCTGAGGATGAGGAAGGCTGTGAACCTAGTGATGATGAGCCTGATAATCCCATGGATGACACAATCAACAATGAGGTTGCGGAAATTGAGAAGGATTTTGACTTTTTGGAAGAACTTGATGAAGAGGAACAGAGAGGAAAAACAGCGAAGAACTAA
- the LOC112564989 gene encoding tubulin gamma-1 chain codes for MPREIITLQLGQCGNQIGMEFWKQLCLEHGISPEGILEEFATEGTDRKDVFFYQADDEHYIPRSVLLDLEPRVINSIMNSPYANLYNPENIYLSKHGGGAGNNWASGYSQAERLYDEIFDIIDREADGSDSLEGFVICHSIAGGTGSGMGSYILERLNDRFPKKLIQTYSVFPNVDEISDVVVQPYNSLLTLTRLTQNADCVVVLDNTALNRIAADRLHIETPTFAQVNQLVSTVMSTSTTTLRYPGYMNNDLIGLIASLIPTPRLHFLMTGYTPLTTDSQVANVRKTTVLDVMRRLLQPKNMMVSTPVHRQANHCYISILNIIQGEVDPTQVHKSLQRIRERKLAQFIPWGPASIQVALSRKSPYVQTSHRVSGLMLANHTSISHLFERILRQYDKLRKREAFMDQFKKENIFRENLDEFDNCRETVQHLVDEYQAATRRDYLSWGTQQAPSADRI; via the exons ATGCCAAGAGAAATCATCACGTTGCAGCTTGGACAATGCGGAAATCAAA TTGGAATGGAATTCTGGAAACAGCTCTGCTTGGAACATGGAATAAGCCCTG aAGGAATCTTGGAGGAGTTTGCAACGGAAGGTACAGACAGAAaggatgtctttttttatcaG GCAGACGATGAACACTACATTCCAAGATCAGTACTGCTGGATCTTGAGCCTCGTGTCATTAATAGCATTATGAATTCTCCCTATGCCAACCTTTACAATCCAGAGAACATTTACCTGTCCAAGCATGGAGGTGGTGCTGGCAACAACTGGGCCAGTGGCTATTCACAG GCAGAACGTTTATATGATGAGATCTTCGATATCATTGACAGAGAGGCTGACGGAAGTGACAGCTTAGAG ggttttgttatttgtcattCCATTGCTGGAGGCACAGGATCAGGCATGGGCTCATATATCTTGGAAAGACTTAATGACAG GTTTCCAAAAAAGCTTATCCAAACCTACTCTGTGTTTCCAAATGTGGATGAAATCTCCGATGTGGTTGTACAACCATACAATTCTCTCCTCACTCTCACAAGGCTGACACAGAATGCTGACTGTGTG GTGGTATTGGATAACACAGCGTTGAACAGGATCGCAGCAGACAGGCTGCACATTGAAACACCTACCTTTGCACAAGTTAATCAGTTG GTGTCTACAGTGATGTCAACTAGTACAACAACACTACGCTACCCTGGCTACATGAACAATGACCTTATTGGGCTCATTGCTTCCCTAATCCCAACACCACGACTCCACTTTCTCATGACTGGGTACACACCGCTCACCACAGATTCACAG gttGCAAATGTGCGAAAGACAACTGTGTTAGATGTGATGAGACGCCTTCTGCAGCCCAAGAACATGATGGTGTCTACTCCTGTGCATCGCCAGGCTAACCACTGCTACATCTCAATTCTTAACATAATCCAAGGAGAGGTTGACCCAACTCAG GTACACAAGAGTTTACAGAGGATTAGAGAGCGGAAACTTGCACAGTTCATCCCATGGGGACCTGCTAGCATTCAAGTTGCACTGTCACGTAAATCTCCGTATGTGCAAACATCCCATCGTGTTTCAGGTCTCATGCTTGCCAACCATACGAGTATTTCACAT CTCTTTGAGCGGATCTTACGTCAATATGACAAACTAAGAAAGCGTGAGGCTTTCATGGATCAATTCAAGAAAGAGAACATATTCCGAGAGAACTTAGATGAATTTGACAACTGCAGAGAGACAGTACAGCACCTAGTGGATGAATACCAAGCAGCCACACGGCGTGATTACCTCTCCTGGGGAACACAGCAA gCCCCATCAGCTGACAGGATATGA